In Sulfuricurvum sp., the sequence TATCAAATTCACCCGGAACAAAGTACGACGGCTCTGGTCGTCCATCACAAAGAGGCAACGTACTACAATATTTGATTGTAGTATTTTAATGATACGTGCTGTACCATATCGTATTAACCGCAATTCATTAAATGGGATTAAAAATCAACGGATGTTACAGACTCAAACCATTTACGAAGAGACTAAGCGGCTTTCCGTCTTATTTGTAGAAGACGATGACCCCATTCGTCAGCGAACGGCAGAAATCTTAGAAGATTATTTTTACCGTGTCGATACGGGAATTGATGGAATCGATGCCCTCGAAAAATTCAACCATTATTTCGTTTCGAAACAAAAATACTACGATTTAGTCATTTCTGATATCCAAATGCCGAGAATGAATGGAGTTGAACTAACGGCTGAACTCTACGCCATACGCCCCGATCAACCGATCATCATTCTCTCGGCGCATACGGAAGCCGAATATCTCATTACCCTGCTCAATTATGGAGTTGCCCAGTTTATCACCAAACCGATTCAATACCAAGAGATGCTCGATACCCTCCATAAAGTATGCAAAAAAATCAATACGGCCATAACCGTCATACCGGAAAATAGACATATCATCGCTTTAGATGAAGATACCTGCTGGGACAACGAGAAAAAAAAGTTAATCTGCCGCGGAAGCGATGCTTCCCTAACCAAATATGAAATTCATTTAATGACATTACTGACTTCAAAGTTTGAGCAGGTGTGCAGCAGCGATGATATTCTCCATCATTTCTATCTCAATAATATCGATGTCAGTTCAGATAATCTTCGCGGAATGATGATGCGTCTTCGAAAAAAACTCCCGGAAAACACCCTCTCCAGCATCTATGGCTTGGGATATCGTCTCTCTTACTCACATGCTAAACCTCTCTAAGCAAAGACGCGATAAAATCTATTTCGTATTCATCCCATAAAGGACAAGTGTGAAATCACTCATTATCATTCTGGCATTTGTGCTGAGCGCATGGAGTTCAGAATCGGTAGCTTTTATTAAAAATATACACAATGATGCACGTGTAAAAAGAGACGATGCGGTTCACACGGCAAAAATCGGGGAATATCTTTTTAGCGGGGATACGATTCATACCGGAAAAAACAGCTCTATAGGACTCTCTTTCAACGACGGAACACGAATCGCTATCGGTCCTGAGAGTGAATTCATTATTAACGATTATCTCTTTCAACCCACCAAAAAAGATTTTAAATTCAATGTGACCCTACCCAAGGGGACAATGGTATTTGAATCAGGGAAAATCGGGAAATTAGCTCCTGAAAAAGTAAATATCAAAGTTCCGCAGGGAATTATCGGTATTCGCGGTACGAAATTTATTGTGGATGCCGAATAATTATGGAACCGTTCTTCTTATGGAGTGCTATTCTATTATCGCTCCCTTTTATAACCTCGACACCCAAAACGACAGTGATTTTACTCGATAACGAATCTGCACACAATGCCGTTGCCGTTTCTAGCGATGCAGGAAATGTGATTGTGGATCAACCCTATTTTTATACGGTACTGACCGCCTCGGACAAACAGCCCTCTCCAGTTACAAAAGGTGATCCGGATGCAATACGTCAGAAATACGCAGAGCAACTGAATTGTCTTCCAAGCAAACCGGTTTCACTCCTGTTTTATTTCGAGTCCGGAACCTCTGAACTGACCGAATCATCAAAAAATCAGATCAATGAGCTCATCGACCTGATCGCGTCACGAGAACCTGCAGCGGTAGACATTATCGGACATTCCGATCGTGCAGGCGAAGCCGAACAAAATCATCAATTGGCATTGGAACGTGCCAAAACAGTCGAAAAATATCTGCAAGAACACAATGTAACTTTGGTACGAAGTTCTGTCACATCGTACGGAGAAAATGATCCGCTAATCCCAACCGAAGACGGTGTAGCGGAACCTCAGAATCGCCGTGTAGAAGTCATAGTACGCTAATATATGAGACGCCGACTTTTCATTTCCGGCTTGTTTATCCTTACGACTCTCTTTTATCTTCTATGGTGGCTTTCTCCTCTGCTCACCTATATGGATTACAAATTTTATGACCGTCTAAGCCATACTTTTCCTTCCGCTCACTCTCCTGAGCATACCGTTATCGTCGAAATTGACGACAAGAGTTTGAAAGCATTGGGTCAATGGCCGTGGCCTCGTATTATTACGGCTAAACTTATTGAGAAGATAGCCGATGCCAACCCTTCCGCTATCGTACTGGATATGGTTTTTTCAGAACCGGATCGCACCTCTCCCTCGACTCTGCGGTCCTTTTATAAAACGGTTTTAGATCTCAATATGTCGATCAGCGGGTTACCCGAATCTTTGCAAGACAATGATGCTGTTTTGTCCGATGTAATCGCCCGTTCCCCGATCATTTTACCGGTTTTTTCGAATACCGACACCCAAAGCAGTGTCTGTATATTGCCCAATAGCGTAACCTACACACCCACTCTTCAGAAGATCGATCTGTACGATTTGGATCCCTTGGTCTGTAATTTACCCTATTTCCAACAACGTTCCCGCGGCATCGGACATATTCATGCGGCGGCCGATGAAGACGGCATCCTAAGACGGTTGTCTCTTGTTATGCGCCATCAGGATCTATGGATTCCGACATTGGGAATAGCGGCAATCGCATCCGTTAAACCCGGAGTTCATTTCACTCCGACTTCATCGCTTTTTGGAACGATGCAGCTGAGCATCAATAGTCAAAACTTTTTGGTTGATCGCCATGCGGAAGCACTCCTCGCTTTTTACCCGCACGATTCTTATGAAAAGATTTCAGCCTATGATATCCTCAACGCTACAGTAAAACCTGATCGACTCAAAGGAAAATATGTTTTGATCGGCTCTACCGCAAACGGGCTGGACAGTACCTATACAATGAGTGACGGATCAATCCGTTCCGGGGTGTTTATCCATGCAACCGCCATCGAAAACATTCTAAACGGCGATTTGGCCGTTCAACCCTCCCTCTATCGAGTGATTCATATCTTAGTTTCTTTTATTGTCGCTCTGGCGTTGCTGATACAAATGATTCGAAAACGCTATATGAGTGTTGTATGGATCTTTTTGGCCACATTGTCGATTGCCGCAGCATTTACCGCTCTGTCATGGCACTATCACCTTTACCCGTCCATCGGATATTTTATCGTCCCATTGAGTGCATACTTGTTTATCTTGGCTATGTTCATGTTTTTCATCGATTATCGCGATAAAAAAATATTCATTGAAGAGATACAGCGTGCCGAGCGTCAAAAGAAACAACTCGAAAGCGCCTTAAATCAGAGTGAACTGGAAATCGAATACCAAAAAGCAATGGTATTGCAACAGTCCAAACTGGCTGCCATGGGGGAGATGATTGACAATATCGCCCATCAATGGCGTCAACCGCTCAATTTGCTCGGCACCAT encodes:
- a CDS encoding CHASE2 domain-containing protein encodes the protein MRRRLFISGLFILTTLFYLLWWLSPLLTYMDYKFYDRLSHTFPSAHSPEHTVIVEIDDKSLKALGQWPWPRIITAKLIEKIADANPSAIVLDMVFSEPDRTSPSTLRSFYKTVLDLNMSISGLPESLQDNDAVLSDVIARSPIILPVFSNTDTQSSVCILPNSVTYTPTLQKIDLYDLDPLVCNLPYFQQRSRGIGHIHAAADEDGILRRLSLVMRHQDLWIPTLGIAAIASVKPGVHFTPTSSLFGTMQLSINSQNFLVDRHAEALLAFYPHDSYEKISAYDILNATVKPDRLKGKYVLIGSTANGLDSTYTMSDGSIRSGVFIHATAIENILNGDLAVQPSLYRVIHILVSFIVALALLIQMIRKRYMSVVWIFLATLSIAAAFTALSWHYHLYPSIGYFIVPLSAYLFILAMFMFFIDYRDKKIFIEEIQRAERQKKQLESALNQSELEIEYQKAMVLQQSKLAAMGEMIDNIAHQWRQPLNLLGTIVQHAEFAFAKGKVDGAYMHQMSTESMEQILFMSQTIEDFRNFVKPDRKSIPFDLNLPIQEALQLLNGMLKSNGITVNAEYSDTELMVMGSPSEFKQVIINLLQNAKDALMENNRMNPQLHINVSAKGENAIVTILDNGGGIPSAVIERIFEPYFTTKQENGGSGIGLYISNAIIRTKMGGEISVINVEDGALFAILLPLIS
- a CDS encoding FecR family protein encodes the protein MKSLIIILAFVLSAWSSESVAFIKNIHNDARVKRDDAVHTAKIGEYLFSGDTIHTGKNSSIGLSFNDGTRIAIGPESEFIINDYLFQPTKKDFKFNVTLPKGTMVFESGKIGKLAPEKVNIKVPQGIIGIRGTKFIVDAE
- a CDS encoding response regulator transcription factor; protein product: MIRAVPYRINRNSLNGIKNQRMLQTQTIYEETKRLSVLFVEDDDPIRQRTAEILEDYFYRVDTGIDGIDALEKFNHYFVSKQKYYDLVISDIQMPRMNGVELTAELYAIRPDQPIIILSAHTEAEYLITLLNYGVAQFITKPIQYQEMLDTLHKVCKKINTAITVIPENRHIIALDEDTCWDNEKKKLICRGSDASLTKYEIHLMTLLTSKFEQVCSSDDILHHFYLNNIDVSSDNLRGMMMRLRKKLPENTLSSIYGLGYRLSYSHAKPL
- a CDS encoding OmpA family protein, which produces MEPFFLWSAILLSLPFITSTPKTTVILLDNESAHNAVAVSSDAGNVIVDQPYFYTVLTASDKQPSPVTKGDPDAIRQKYAEQLNCLPSKPVSLLFYFESGTSELTESSKNQINELIDLIASREPAAVDIIGHSDRAGEAEQNHQLALERAKTVEKYLQEHNVTLVRSSVTSYGENDPLIPTEDGVAEPQNRRVEVIVR